Below is a genomic region from Vitis riparia cultivar Riparia Gloire de Montpellier isolate 1030 chromosome 5, EGFV_Vit.rip_1.0, whole genome shotgun sequence.
AAGTCTTTCACAACATCTATTTCCACGAGTGAAAAATTGACAACAACTTTGATGGAACATTTGGGGTTAATTTATTCAAGTATGAAGCATGCTTGTTTGGCaagtgagaaaatgagagatgATATGAGCACCATAGAGTCCATGCAAACAAGTGAAGGTGACAAGTGTAATATCCTCTTCGCCACTTGCTCATGTTCCTCATgacacctctctctctctctctctctctctctctctgccccTGTTTTGCTCATCTCTGTGGACCCTAATGTAGCTCTTAGCTGGTGATGTCAcgttttttgttgttgttggtttttttttttttttaatattttttttttctcttctacatTTTTAACCCACCTTTGATACccaaatgatatatttttagtatttttattataaaaatattaataatttgtgaaaattatttatcaaaaacaacaaaaatatgatgCAATTTTTCAAttaggtaaaaataaatttatacattaTGCTATCTCAAAAAAATCtactaaaaatattgataaaaaagaTTGAAGTTGTTTAAATAATTAGTTTcgagaatagttttttattttttagaaaaaaaaataagaaaacatgtttttcaattaaaaattattttttgttttttatttttaataatagaaaatatagtgtttttaaataatatcttttaattatttaaaaataataattatataaatatgtaaaataattaataaagaatatttttttaaacatatttaaaaagattaaaaataggttaaaaatatttttagatattaaacAAACATTTATTTCACAAATCATcataaaactgttttaaaaattaaaacaattaccaaacatgtcaaaaaaaaatttaatttttaaaaataattttactttgaatgtttcttttcaaataatttaaatcttttaaatgtgtgaaataatttttattgaaatattcaaataatataaattttaaaataattaataaaaaatattataaattatataattggtCTCAATCAAATgcctgaaagaaaaaagaaaaaaaattggttgaacTAGTTGGTAGATAGGAAATAATCAAAtaaccaacttttttttttcaaattagggCACAAATTTCAATATCCATGAAAAATGTGAATAAAGAAATAGAATAagaaattaagataaaaataaatattttaaaattcaaatgaaaaatattttccttacaATCTTCTCTTTTTAAATTGCAAAGTActtttttcaattgaaaaaaattattttcatataaaaatacttataaatgaaactctttaaaaataatttaaattttatgtattgataaaatataatatagtaTCTATCTCATTAAAAGATAATACTTGAATCGTCAAAAtaatatgacaaaaaaatatatgaaatattaattatttttaaataattatttaaaatttatatttataaatttaagttcacatttttttatttttttatatgaaagtatgaaaacacatttttccGATTTTGTCGGAAATctaaataaatagatagatgtttttcaaaaattatatgataatgtctaaaacataataattatttttataatttttaaattaccgaaattttcaaaaaagaaaaaagaaaaaaagaaaggtgatGTGATTTTAATGAAAAGGGATCCGCTATAAATAGACACAAAAACCATTCAGTGGATCCCAAAGCCCCTGTCCCTCCTCTCTTCCTTCCCTTCTGTGGAGGAAACTGAACCTAAGGCCAAAAGCCTCAGCAGCTGAAACCTCTCTCTGTCTCAAGAACAAATGGCTCTCCAACTCAATCACCTCTCCTTCCAATTCCACAAGTTCCCTTCCTTTTCTCTCCCTCCAATGGCCAGCATCAGATCTCCCACCGTCTTCATGGCCTCCACTCTCCGCTCTGGCTCCAAGTCAGTCTCTTTTCTGCTCCTCTATTCTGCTGTTTTAATGGATCTTCTCATTCCTTCTTGTTCACCTCCTGTTTTTGGATCTGGGTTTCTGTTTTTTCCCTCTAATTTGGTCTCTGAATGCATTAATTCTTCATGGGTTGTCGTTATCTCGTTGTTTTCTTTCTGGGTTTTCtgcttttttttcccctctaatTTGGGTTGGAGCTGCATTGATTTTTCATGGGTTTCCGAATCTTGCTGTTTTGTTATCTgggttttctgtttttaatcTTCTAATTGTGTTCATTGAGATGTGTTTGGTGTTGATTTTCCTGGTggggtttttcctttttgttattgattttgtttcttaaatgttttttttttctcgctCGGGTTTTCTGCTTTTCTTCCCAAACTTGGACAATTTGAGCTGGGtttcattaatttttcaaaaatatgtatttttttttttgggtttgattCATGCTCATGCATGTTACCAGAAATCTGTGCAGTTTGAGGAATTCACAGTCCTAGTTTATGTACCGGCATATTCTCGTTCGGAAATTCATGTTCTCTTGCTTTCAttcatatgatttttcaaacaGTTTTGATTCCTAAAATGTGTTTATGCATTCACTTGATTTCATCACATGAATAAATCtgtgtttttatttgaatttatagCCCGGATGCATTTAACTCAGATGACGATTGCTGATGTGTTGCCTTTGTTTCTTCCAGTTTCTTCACTTTGccctctttcttattttcaatttggCAGATGGAATTGTCTACTTTATTACGTGTTTCTGTTTGTGGTTTCTGGTCTATGTTTGTGGGCGGTTTACTGTTTCTCTTTGTCATTTTTCAGTTTGGTGGGGAAGGGGTGCTTGGGATATTTCTTGGTACTCATATTATAATTTGAGAACAGCACCAAATCATCACTGTGAATGAATTGGTTGTTTAATTGTTgagatttggttttgatttttttaagtgCTTTTGTGTTAGCTGGATAGTCTCGATTGACTCATCTAATTTCTTTAGTTCTTAGTTCATGCATGCCTGATTTTTGTATGTCTTATtcatacatatttatattttattcttagtgGAAAAGCCTGGAAGAACTCGTCTTCTGAACAACTTTTAGTAATGACTGAGTTGAGTTCTGcagcttttttcttttcttttccttttttttcaatgtAGTTTGGGTCATTTTCTGGCTGGTAAAAAATTCAGGGACTGCAAAGTCGTCCAATTTTGGTTTCTTGCGGGTTGCGTCGGTGCAACTTGCTAGTGGTTTTTCTTTACACCTGGAGGCTTGTCGGTGCATGCTTGCTTGCTTTTGTGTCGAAGAGGCGTTATGCTCTAGGCTGAGTTCATGGGTTTTTGTTTGGTAGTTCAATTGAATTAACATGTTCACGTGGGATTTTGTTTTAAGGTGTTAACTTCTACTTCATTTCCGTTTCCATTTCCTGAGTTTGTCCAATTCCAAGTATAAACCATATAAAAAAACGCTCATAAgttcaaattttcttataaaaaattcatgtaATATACTTAAGAGTccgtttagtagtgatttttggaagtgtttttaatatttttaatacttgaaaatttttatcattcggTGTTATAAatgctaaaaacactttctagaatcactcccaaacgcGCTTTTACTTGtattatttcaatttgtttattGCGATGTTTTTTTAATGGGCTGATGATGATTTGAACACATTTGAATTTCGTACTGAGCAGGCTGATCAATGAAATTGCATTGCTTGCATTAGTTTTTTAGGTGGTGGATCTTTGaccttttttcaaatttttagaagtgtttcctaaattttgccaaacactttatttattttcaaaaacactttttagattaataatgttttttaaaaccacTTCCAAATAGACTTTTCGAATACGTTTGacaatgtttttatttgaagtgttttctctagaggtgtttttaggaaaatcacctatcaaatatttttccagaaaatattacaagtgatttttaagATTTCTAAAAATGCTTcctaaattttactaaatacccaatgtttttttaaaagcactttttaggttaaaagcagttcttaaaatcactaccaaatgaaCTCTTAGTGAGCTATTCCCATTCTGATCAATATTTGGGATGGAAATCAAGATTATTTAATTCATGGGCTGCCATTAGAAGGATCACACATTAGTATTAAGCCAATGAAGGATATCTATGCATTTGACCAACCATTTTTTACTAATATTAGTCATGGTAAAAGTGATTTCTCTGATGGTATATGAAGAAATGGCAACTTGCTTTAAACAAGTTGTTATCTCATCCATGGCATGGGCAAGGATCTAAGTGATTTGGGCATGGTTTGAATCTTATGTGAGTCTAAGAGGATCATATTTGGTGCTTTTGGGATTTCACTAGAGCCACCACGAATATTTATAGATTAGATGACTTATTCCTTTCATGATTATGTATTAGATgacctataaaaaaaagattatgtATTAGAAGCCCAACAGTGTCATTATAGCTAATTTGATAGCTTAGAACTTTAGATGTCTTTGAGTCCGTGCAAATCAATCTTGTGTGTGATGTGATGGAGGAACATTGGGTGGTTTGGTAGGAATTCCATCCATGGAAAATCAAGCATCTTTATCCTCATCGTCTTTCTTAAGCAACACATTTTGTGTAAGAGTAAACAGTGGCAAGGAGGAAATACCCTTAGAAGAGCATACCAAATATCAATGTTAAAAATTACAGATTTTGGTTGCCacttttcactttatttttcaaaaaacataaacATTTCATGGATTTACCCATTAAAAGTAGCCATATTATCATCATTGGCCACCTACCGAGCCCTTAGAAAAGTATTCTATCCATCATAAGCTGGCTGCTTGGTTAAGATGCAGCTTTACACCCCTTTGGTTGACAATAAATTCCTCCAAGGGAGGCTACGTCTTTTCTATGATCTTCTTGTGCTAGCTGGTGTATTCAAAGTGTTCTCTGAATTTGGCATGACTGAAACATTGAAGATTGAGAGATTAATTTCCATGATGTCAGTGTAGAACAAAAATGGGCCCTCCTATCGGGGCTAAAATTTGGCATAATCATTTGAATTCAAGGATTGCTGGACTGATTTTGATCATATGATAGGAGAATGATCTCGACTATGTTGGGAGATGCATTgtcatttgattttgaaatttattcttTTGCATTTATAAGAGCATGTTTGGAACTTTGGATCAGTTATCATGTACATGAGATCCCTTATATATGCTGCAATGTATTATACTTGTAATATGGCAGTGTCTGAACCTTTTGAAAAACCAAACATCTGAACAGTAAGTACCTAATCTAAATCTCTTCTGGTTAATGCAGGGAGGTTGAGAATCTCAAGAAGCCTTTTAGCCCTCCTCGGGAGGTTCATGTTCAAGTGACCCACTCCATGCCACCCCAAAAGATTGAGATCTTCAAATCCATGGAGAATTGGGCTGAGCAGAACATTTTGGTTCACCTGAAGCCAGTTGAGAAATCTTGGCAACCACAGGATTTTCTACCAGATCCTGCTTCTGATGGATTCCATGAACAAGTCAAGGAACTAAGGGAGAGGGCAAAGGAGCTTCCAGATGATTACTTCGTTGTTTTGGTTGGAGATATGATCACTGAAGAAGCCCTTCCAACTTACCAAACAATGCTTAATACCTTGGATGGGGTTCGGGATGAAACAGGTGCAAGCCTCACCTCTTGGGCAATTTGGACAAGGGCATGGACTGCAGAAGAGAACAGGCATGGTGACCTTCTCAACAAGTACCTATATCTGTCTGGACGAGTAGACATGAGACAAATTGAGAAGACAATTCAATATTTGATTGGATCAGGAATGGTAAGTTCCTTCACATGAACATTTGAAAGGTTTTATCTCTAAACTACTTTAAGCAGTTAAACTttgcaaaaattttgaaatgaggAAATGATGGGAGGCTTGGTAAGTGGTATGGTGGGATCCCGGATAAGGTTGCATGAGCAAAATTTTCATGCTGCTCCAACTGTATCCTGGATCAAGATTAAGACGTGTTTGACAGTGGAAGATATTGAATCAAGATCTTGGCTGGATCTGAAGGATATCCTCAATGTCTTCTAGTCCATTCatttgcatattcatgaaaACACTTCTGAAGCTTAAAATGATTAGATAGTTATTTACATCCAACTTTTTCCTTGCGAAGATGCCctctaaataatattttcttctgTTGGTGGTATGTTTTACTTCTGGCAGTTGTTCCATGTccttttgttcattttgtttggAGCAGATGTTACATAATCCATTGATAGCAGAGGGGTTTAAATCACCAAAATGAAGGGATATATatctattttgtgatttttgttcCTGTGGAAGTTCTGAATTTGATTTCTTATCCTCCATCATTTTATAGGATCCACGGACAGAGAATAGTCCCTACCTCGGGTTCATCTACACTTCATTCCAAGAAAGGGCGACATTCATCTCCCATGGCAACACTGCCAGGCATGCCAAGGAGCATGGGGATATGAAGTTGGCTCAAATATGTGGTACAATTGCCTCAGATGAGAAGCGCCATGAAACTGCCTACACCAAGATAGTCGAAAAGCTCTTTGAGATTGATCCTGATGGAACTGTAATGGCTTTTGCTGACATGATGAGGAAGAAAATCTCTATGCCTGCTCACCTGATGTATGATGGCCGTGATGACAACCTCTTTGATCACTTCTCAGCAGTAGCCCAGCGGCTGGGAGTCTACACTGCCAAGGACTACGCCGACATACTGGAATTCTTGGTGGGCAGGTGGAATGTGGAGAAGCTCACTGGACTCTCTGGTGACGGGCGAAAAGCACAGGACTATGTTTGCGGGTTAGCCCCAAGATTCAGAAAGCTGGAGGAAAGAGCGCAAGGAAGAGCTAAGGAAGCACTCACCATTCCTTTCAGCTGGATTTTTGACAGAGAAGTGAAGCTGTGAGAGCCAGGTCAGGCATACAGTCTCCATCGAATCCTCCCCCCCCGCTTCTTACACAGAACACAAACAGAGGTAGAAGTTTCCCAGTTGCATTTTCGTCTGCTATTCCAATTTCGCTTTGTTGAAGGGTTGTAGATACAGTTGTTTTCAGTTGCATGGTTGTTGTCACCGAGTAGATCTTCTCCTACAGGGGGCAGTTATcggttctttttttctttgtttctttttcaagttctaTGTTCTGAATGGTCCCCTTATGTACAAGTTTGTGTTCATCCAATAGTAAGTAGTAAGTCTTTGGTCCTTTGTTGTCCTTTTGAGTGTAAGTGAAACGATGTTTCCCTTCTCTATTGCAATTTTGATGATCAATCCCATGCGCTGCAACTTGAtcatttttttggggttttagAAATCTGGGTTTTGGTGGATGGTATGCTTAAAAGTTTATGAAACCCAGATTGTGTGTGGATGTTTCTGCAGAAAGAGTGAAAGATACATGGAGATCTTGAACTGGGCACTCAGGTCTGAGTGCTTCTTGTTATGTCTtgttaaactaaaaacattttcagcTAAATGGCTCCCACAAGTGTTATTTGAAACAACCATGAATACAGATTTCATTTTGAAGGTCAAATAAATCCTGTTTGGATGAAggaatttaaaaagatttttatgaTGCAAAATCATATGCTGAGAAAATTATTAGGGTTAGATAGATAACCTAGGCTCACCTCAAGAAGAGAATTATTACACCTCTATTAAAGTTTGGTGTAAATTtacttaaattttgttaattagcattcttataaatctattttattttatttttaaagagattctaagtaaaattattttagagacAGTGTTTaacaattctctaaaaatttaattttattctttaaaagtttttatggataaaatttgaaatctatgaTGACTTAATgtctttatattaaatttaaggggtttcaatgaaattaatcattttatttaggATTGCAACTTGATCGGATTAAAAGGTAGCGCCTAActcgggtttttaaaaaaaaaattaaaataagcatttttatttaaataaaataatcattgCAAAACTATAAAACATATCATACTACTAAACACAAGTATCAACTATAACCTCAAGTTCAAATGCTTTTCAATatctataaatttaaatttcaaatacttTTCTAATTCCAATTTgaacaaaaattgaatgaaaatatttcctaaacttggttatgtttggttcaaaaagcttagtaaagaaaaataattttttttgtttggtaaaaaaaataaaataaacataattaaaattagttaaaaattaatatattttataattatttaatttttatatcaatgacttaaaataaattaaaataaatataatttttatataattgaagTAAACAAATACTTtttgctttttatattttttttctccatttatccatttttcacttttataattcaaacagactaataaaattaaaaaataataaataaataattagtttGGCTTCCATGAGTTGGTAATGCCCTTAACCCACACACCAGTGGATTACCCAATTTACATATCGGTGGAGAGATTAATCTATATCATTTATTTCGTCATTTCAATTTCAATCTTACATTTTTCCTCCATATCtattttcccttattttctCGACAATCAAACATAGTCTGTTTCACTTCTTAATCTTTTGttcaaaataattgaattaagatatatataaaCCAGACAACGATTGCCtcccaaataaacaaaaattttctaaatttttattttattaaaaatcgaagaaaaaaataatgtgaaaaacctaatcttaaaagaaaaaaatgcattcGCATTAAATCGGTAGGTAAATCTACctcaatctttatttttatttttatttttaaaaaatcaagtgGAGAAATGAAAATCGAATGTAGCGACTTGTTCGAGGCCATGATCAAAATAAGAATGATTGACAGGCACGGAGAATCGCCATTTTTCCTTATCGCCAACCTTCAAGGCAAATTGCGTCATTTCTCTTTTATTCGACGCCCTTGCTCTGCTAATTGGcttcaaagtaaaaaaacacTACACATCTACAAACACTGAAtgacaagaaaacaaaaagaaaaaaacctccAAATCTCAAAGAAAagtgaaaccctaaccctaaccctaaccctagagATGGAAGAGAAGAACGCGTACAACCAAAGGGCAAACTCCGCTATATTTATAGATGAGAAGCGAAACCCTAACTAGGTCTGAAATGACAAAACTACCCATCTAGAGTAAAGAATGCGGGCCAAGCCCATTCCATTAGACAATCAAGTGGGCCAGACTAATGTTGAATTTGGGCTGAAATGGACTTGGTCATTATTTTCTTCCCCTCTCCCCTCTCTCCCcatcaaaaaaatatacaacatgattcttattttcttgttttctttgttaataGATTCTATACCGGTCTAATGTACATTATTGGCTCATTACCTACTAACAAATGCTCTAAGCCCACTAACCAGCTACGGCATAAGCTCGTGTTAGGGCTTTAACACAAGTTAGCTTAGGAAAGTTAATTATTATTCCAATgtaattgaattttatatttgagaatgtattttaaaaatattctaaaaaattttccTTCCCACATCAAATTTGGGAAAAAACATGGATCTCTATACttctttaaaaatgttaataaattacatttaaaaatatggaatcaTGGTTAGAGCTTGATCTAAACCtcccaaaaattaagtttgaccttcaaatgttgttttttctttttaacatttgagaACATCCCGAGAATAGGATAACAACATTACCTAATAACTTAagctttatattaaaaacaaaatgctaTTTGACATATTCTATGCCATTGAAATTGCAAATTTGCATTATCTGTCATATATCTGTTCAAAGGAGCAATTCGAAATGCATTCAAcattaacaaataaatgaaaactaatAAAACTGTAAACCAAAGCTAATAACAAGATTTATTAAAAGTTTAAGTTGTTCTTACTTCCTAGGTATTCAAATACAAAAGAGGGTGTGTTTCTCATAGAACAAAACAGCTTGCCATTGTGTGCTTTATTACAAGAATGAAAGGGAGTATACATGAATAAGATCAGGCCTTGGGTGCATCCTCTTTCATGGCTTTCTCCTCCTCAAACTTGTTGATAGCTACCTGGATTTCATCTGTGCCTCCAACAGCTCTCATGGTGTAGATATACACCCCAACGACAAATGCTGTCAAGCCACCAGCAACAATGCCGTTCTTGCCCTTAGTTGTGAGACCACTGAATCCAGCCATTTTTCTGTGCCTTCAACCAAATCAGGCAAGTGAGATTATTGGATTAATATGCTGtcaaaaaacaagaaatgcCAGCTAGGTTGGTGACAGGAGCAAACTAGTTTGGAAGTAGATTTGTGGctgcaaaattaaatttgaatatggATCATGGTTTCTCATACGCAACAGAATCAACTGGAATATTGAAATTCTATGAACAGAAACCACTAAATATTTCCATACAACAGCATAATCAGAGTTCTTTCTGATCAAGGATGCTTCAGAGAAATAAAACTAGTGAGCCACCATTAAGATATACCTAGCTGCTAGCATGTTTTATTCTGTCTCCAGCCATCATTACTAAATGTTGAATGTTCTTATGGCACAACTGTACAAGGGTTCATGTCAGTGACCATAAACTTTAACATGTACACTAAGGAACACATGCGTACAGACTATTCTATGCAAAGCAAAATTACAATAATAGGACTTCTATGTCAATCAAATTACAAATGTATTAAAACTCAAACAAGTGCACAAAGTGGTGGAGGAGGTTCCTTGCAATACAATGTATTGATAGATGAGCTAGATAACTTGAGGGGAAGAGAAGTAAAAGCAACCCACCACAACAATAGCAATCTTTTATCAACA
It encodes:
- the LOC117913898 gene encoding uncharacterized protein LOC117913898 isoform X2 — translated: MAGFSGLTTKGKNGIVAGGLTAFVVGVYIYTMRAVGGTDEIQVAINKFEEEKAMKEDAPKA
- the LOC117914586 gene encoding stearoyl-[acyl-carrier-protein] 9-desaturase, chloroplastic, with the translated sequence MALQLNHLSFQFHKFPSFSLPPMASIRSPTVFMASTLRSGSKEVENLKKPFSPPREVHVQVTHSMPPQKIEIFKSMENWAEQNILVHLKPVEKSWQPQDFLPDPASDGFHEQVKELRERAKELPDDYFVVLVGDMITEEALPTYQTMLNTLDGVRDETGASLTSWAIWTRAWTAEENRHGDLLNKYLYLSGRVDMRQIEKTIQYLIGSGMDPRTENSPYLGFIYTSFQERATFISHGNTARHAKEHGDMKLAQICGTIASDEKRHETAYTKIVEKLFEIDPDGTVMAFADMMRKKISMPAHLMYDGRDDNLFDHFSAVAQRLGVYTAKDYADILEFLVGRWNVEKLTGLSGDGRKAQDYVCGLAPRFRKLEERAQGRAKEALTIPFSWIFDREVKL
- the LOC117913898 gene encoding uncharacterized protein LOC117913898 isoform X1 — its product is MIDVAIEHRKMAGFSGLTTKGKNGIVAGGLTAFVVGVYIYTMRAVGGTDEIQVAINKFEEEKAMKEDAPKA